GTAACCTGAAATCCTAAACCTATCGATTGATCAATGAATTTTTCCTTCAATTATGGATCAATTTTTGAACCTACGCACTAGGAAACTGCTTTTGAACTCCATAAACTCCTTTTTATCGGTTTTTTATAAGTTTTCTGTGTAATCTCTCAAGCAATGCAATTTTCGAATTAATTTTGATATGAGTTTATTATTTGATCATTAACAGTTAGAAAATTTGGCTGGAAGTATTTTATATAAACACATGGCTTGGTTAATATTCAAAAATGTATGTAAAAAATAACTGTGCAACTAACTTTACAGTCATAAAAATTGATATGCCAGTAAATCTATATCGAATCCAGACTATGTTCTCCAATCTTAATATCTGGGTGAATAAGTTCGCGCATATATCATGCGCGTGCTTTATGTGCGCGTATAAAAAGAAAAACAAGTCATAGCTAAATTGTCGGAGGGTGTAGAAGCGGGTAATACCACAAGAATTACCCTCTCGTCTTACGTCGTTTTATGAAAAGGCAGCTATGTTAATTATACTCATTCTTTAATTGTACTCAATAATTCCTCCTGACTAATAGTTTCATCACTTCCTATAGCTTGCCCATCATCAGTTAAAGTAAACTTCCCTTGCTTGTATCCTGTAACTGTGAAGTGTTTAGGGCCGATATTCTTGATTTGTGGGTCGGTATCTTCGATTAAATAAAGCAAAACTTTTTCGCCAGTTTTGAAGCTAGGTTCATGATCTGCCGACATACTATCGTTTCCAACTGTCCCACCAGTCGCTCTAACAGTAAGCTCGTTTGATGATAATGGATTTTTAACATATTTGTCCACATTTATAATAATATCAGTATAGATTACGTTCTCCAAGATGATCTCACTGCGTGATTTATTTGGTCGTTTTCCATCGACAGCGTTCCATTTAGGTGGCAATATTTCCTTAACTGTGCCTATAACAACAGTATCTGAAAGATTATTTAAGTCGGTATATGTGTACTTTTGTAGTAGTCCGCTCACAGGAATGTTTATTGGTTTATCGAGACTCTCTATTGATTTATCAGCATTACTTGCTAGTTTGGTATTATCATGTGAGACATTTGGCAGACCTAAAACAGCTAATGTTAGCAAAGAAAGTACTCCAATTAGAAGAACTCCATATTTTGTATTATTTTTCATTGTCATGAATCATCGCCTTTTAAGGATAAATAGACCTGATACCTGCGATATCATCCGAAGTGAGAGATCTCTTCTTAGTCTCCCCCAAATTTGCGTACTTGTACATTGTTGCCTCAGTATTGCTAGTATCACCCAAACTTAACCAGTGCCCAAATTCATGAGTGTCAATATTTTGCACATCATACTTTCCCGATTCTCCTGAGGTTGACCAACTATAATCACTGTTGAATCTTAAATAACAAGCTTCCATTCTATCTCCATCGGCGTCTGGATAAGTCATGGCAATCGGGCCAACTGGCCCAAGTGAGGAATAATACAGATAGTTTCATACTTTTTTCAAATCATCGATTATTTTTCTAATCTTTGGTTGTTCGATAATCTGGCTAGAAATGCATGTAGGAGCGTTTCCCATCAACCATATTCGATTGGTTATATAAAAACTGAAAGTGTTTAATTTAAAGTCATTTAAGTCGATATTTGAATTGAATCTGTTAAGTCTAGACTAATTGAATCATGTTAAATTTGGACTGATATACTCCTTGACTGTAACATACTGGTTAATGAGTGCACGTATCAAAGATATTCTTGGACGGTTTACAATCTCAAGGCTGAAGATCAACTTTAATCCTGCATTACCGACTACATCCAAACAAATAGAAATTAAGAATTTAATAAAGAATTCGTGCAATTTCACATAGAATATTTACTCAGAAACGTGATAAATTACTGATCATAAATGTAGTCAATAGATACTGTAAAAATACTTTCATTTCGTTCGAGCTCATTTTTTATTGTGATTGCATCTTCCTCTGGAATCCAATACTTAGATCCATCTGGCTTTTCAAAGCGAATATAGCACCAGACGAACTTTTTCACTGGAATATCATATTTGTCCAGTATCGCAAGAAAGTTTTCATCGTGAGCAGCTTGTTCAGATACCGTAAGTATATAGTCGTCTCCTTTCCTAATAACTTGAGCAGGAGAAGATTCAATCCAATCTTTTTTCTCTTCCTTCATTCCTTTATTCAGTTCACGTCTTATATTCCAATTGTCTTTACCTAACATTATATAGTATTTGTTCACCACAGAATCAACATTGTAATCGATGTTATAGTTCATAGTCATATTATAGTTTTCAAGAATAGCTTTAACCTCTGGCTCAGTAGTTCCGTCTTCGAATCGGATTTTCATACCAGCTACCTTCAGTTCATCGTCAATTGATGTTTTTGTATCAGCTGGAGCGCTTGTAAATAATCCCCAAAGCACTACGAGAATTAGAAAAACAATAAAACCAGTAATTTTCCCGTTGATTTTACTCATATCAATCACTCAAAAAGATAAGGAACTAAAACTCTTCACATATGTGGAGAGCTTCGACACATCAGATTTCTATACATCAGGTTTCTATACATCAGGTTTCTATACTTCACATCAGATCCGACAGTCAATGGACTACTAAGAGCCTATCCGAAAAATCAGTTATGCATGTTGAAAAGTTAAAATAGGTTTATAATACCCGAGTATCCGCTTCAGTTGTGTATATCACTTATTGTGGAAGTTACAATTGGTCAAACACTTTTCGGATAGGTTCTAAGCTGTTTCACCGAAATATCGCTCGCACATCAGAACAGCAGGACTTTTTCTCTTCGGGACTTTGAATGAAAATCTCCGAACTGACCATTTATCTCGATTTCAACCTCGGAAATAGCTACTTCTTCAAGATCGACATAATACAGGTTGAAATTCATCCAATCTGATTCTCAGTCTGGTTGGATGACTTCCAGCCTTGGTAAAAAACTCGCAGTTTCTTTTTATTTTCCTTGAGACAATTGGGCACGGAAATCGAAAATCAACGTAAAATCAATGTATATTTATACGATTGAAGATAGGCTCTATTCTACTCTGTAACTTCTGCCCCTGTGGGGGTGTCGCTGAATAGACGTAAGATAGCTGCGCTTTACATTTTGCGAAGCATTTATATTTAGCAGCCATTTTATATCGTATCAATCTATTCCAACTCTTCAACTTTCAAAAAATGTCACGCCATGTGAATCAGGCAAAGTAACCTGATATCTTCAAGGATACAATAATATACTTACACTACAGGAAATGGGCTTTCGACAAACAATTATCCTCCCACTTTCTATCCCCCGTAAAAAGGAGGTCTTCGGCATTACAAAACATATAAACGCCTGTGCACTGGACAACAGACAGACTGAGGAAATAAACCTTAATGATCCCTATACCGTGCCTTACAGGGGCATTTATGCGGTCTGTGACGCGAAAAATGAATATGCGGAGATTATCGAACACTCCAACTGCTACAGCGGGGCAGCCTGGTCTCTTTACCATTATGCAAAGGCTCCCCTCATCCTGAAAGCCCGTTCAACGGGAAATATGATCCGTTATTTCATGAAAACCGGAACCTCAAAGCTCGAACTCAAACCCTCGGTTGCAGCTGCAGGCATAGAATCCGTGATCGTGCAGGGGGACGAAGTGGAGATCACATATGCAGGGCTGGGAGGCGGAGGCGTTGGTGCAACCCGCTGCAGAGCATTTGCGGACGGAGTCTTACGTTACAGGATTTCCGAATCAGGAGGAGAGCGCTGTGCAAAAGGCACTATTGTAGTTCCCCGCAGGGACCGTGTCCTTATAGGCATAGATGATACAGACTCAAAGGATGTAGGAGCTACCTGGACCCTGACTCACAATATCGCAAGAGAGCTCGACTGCCAGGAAGCCGTTTACCTCTCCCATGCCCTTGTCCAGCTTTTCCCGGTCCCTGAAAAGACCCAGAACTGCATGTCAACAGTCCTCGAATTCGGCTGTGTGGACGAAAACGCAAAGTTAAGGTTGGTCAGTTCTTTTAAAAAAGCTCTTGAGAAATACAGCGCATCGAAAGAAACAGGGCTTGTAGTGTTATCTGATTTTTACGCAAAAGGACTTTATTCTTACAGCAACCGCTGCCGGACTAAAAGAGTCTCAAAGGAAGACACCCTGCGCTGCGCCGAAGAAAATAATGTGGAAGTTCTGCTCAGCGGTAATGGGGTAATAGGTGCTCTTGCTTCTCTGCCCTGGTTCGGAAGACCCGAAGAATCTATCATTCCCGGGACAGAAATAAAGCCCATGAGTATGGAAAAAACCAGCTAAACGTTTTACCAGAATCAGCCTTAACCGTACCATTACCTAATTGAAACTTTAACAATTTCCAGATGGTGTCAGCTTGAAAGATGAAGCAGCATATGAAACTGTATGCAATGGATTTGAAGCTCTTTGTTTTGCAGCTCTTGATAGCGACGTCGCACTCATAACAGGAGTTCCCGGATATCCTGTTACTTCCCTGATGGAACTTTTTTTGAAAACAAACGATCCAACATACAGTGCCAGCTGGCTTACAAATGAGAAAGTAGCTCTGGAAGTAGCTCTCGGAGTCTCGGTTTCGGGTAGAAGGGCTCTTGTGCTTGTAAAGCACGTTGGCATGAATCTCCTTTCGGACCCGCTTATAACTTCGGTTACGCACACTATTGGAGCAGGGCTGGTAATCATTGCAGGAGACGATCCCGGTGCAAAAGGCTCTCAGAACGAGCAGGACTCTCGCTGGTACGGCCGGATAGCCGAGGTTGCAGTATTTGACCCGAGCAGTCCCGAAGCTGCATACCGAACCCTCAGAAGGGCTTACGAGCTTTCAGAGGAAAGTCGTGTTCCGGTCATCTTAAGGGTAACCGCAGGCCTGGAGAAAAGTAAAGGAAAAATCCGGCGACTACCCGTGTCTTCAGCTCCCCACCCCGAATTTGACCGCTCTATCTGGAAGCTCCGTATGACGGAAAAGCACCAGCATTTTCACTCTAAAGTTTATCCGATGCTTGAAGAAGAAGTCGAAACTACTGACTTTAACGAAATAAGGAAAGAAGGCGAGCTGATCAAAGGAGCTGAAAGGATCGGAGTTATCTCTTCGGGTTTTGCATCTGCGCTTGTCGAAGACATAGTGAAGAAATCAGGCAAACATCAGGGAATCTCTCACCTTGTCCTCAATCTTGTAAACCCCCTTCCCATGAAAAAAATAGGGGCTTTTCTGAAAGATAATCAGAAAGTACTCGTTATCGAAGAATCCGAGCCTTTCATAGAAGAGCAGATCCGTATTGCTGGCAACGTTTGCGGCAAAAAGACCGGGCATCTCCCGTATGGAGAAATAACACCCGAAGATATCGAATTTGCCTTTGAACACATCGAAGAAGAAAAGGTCTCAAGACTTGCAGATTCCGGTTTTATCGAATCCAGAAAAAAAGGCAGGGCTGCTATCTGCGAGGACTGCCCCTATCTCCCGCTCTACTATTTTCTTCGCATAACTGATATTCGGGTTGCCGGAGATATGGGCTGCTCTGTCCGGAGCGCTCCTGAGCCTCTTGCTGCAGTTGATATCAGCTTTGCCCTGGGTTCGGCAATCTCGGTTGCCTGCGGCTTTGAGAAAAAAGGTATAGCTGTAATCGGTGACTTTGCCCTTGCACATTCCGGCATCCTCGGGCTCTTAAATGCTGCAAACGAAGGTTGCGAAGTGCTTGTTCTCGTACTCCAGAACGAAGTCGCAGCCATGACAGGAGGGCAGAAAGTTCCTGACCTCAGGAAAGTGGTAGAAGCGATAGTTCCTGATGTTTCGTTCTTTGATATGGATAATGAAGTAAAAAAGCAGTCTTCTGGCTCAGAACTTTCTGACCTTATCAAAGAAAAACTTGCCTTTCCGGGCATCTCAGTTATTTTTATAAAAGGCATGTGCAGAAAATATTGAGGTATTTATTGAGGTATTGAGCTCTTTCATGCGAATTTATTTTAACGTTTGGTGCCCAAAAAATATTATTCAATCCAGATTTTATAGAATACCCCCACTGGCTTGCCTGTTGGCTCTTCTTTTGACATATCCGTGTCCAATATCTATAACCAGGATTATTATGCTTTCTCTAGCCGAATATCCTAGAATTTTTAATAATCTCCAAACAATTATAATTCTGCTCCTGGCTGAAGATAGACAACTTCATTCTTTTGGATAGCTATCTTTTTTCTTAATAATTTGAAAAATATTTATCTTCATATTAGCTATTGGTTTTTTTCTCAAACTTCCAGTAACTCTGATTTATTTTTATTTTCGTAATCAATAGCCTCCTTTTTGTCAGAGAATAACTTCAAAATGGTTCGAAGTTTAACAAAGAAATAAATGTTTTGTGGAAAAATAAATAACTAAAGAGGAACAATTAATGATAGGGAATTAGGGTAAATTTCAATGTCTTGAACGAATAATCAGAGTAATTTCAAATACCAAAAACGGGAAGTAAAGGGGCGAATAAATTTGAACAGAAAATTCCAAATCATACTGTTATTAGGATTTTTGCTACTTATTACTGGAATGCTTCTTAATATTACAAGAGATCCGCTTATCTTGAGTTCTGGAGCTGTAGCTGCAATATTCATGTTCTTACTTTTCAGGATAGATCCTCTTAGCCCTCGAGAATGATAGGGAAAGAAGGATCTCTTTTTTACGTACGAAAAAATTAATTATTCTAAGTTTGACTTATTTTTTATTAGTTTTGCATGAGGTATGAATTAATGGACCGCAGAATCAGATTAGCATCAGTTTACCTAATGCTTTTGATCTTTGTCTTTTTTGCGGGCTGCTCTGACCAGAATACGGAGCAGGACGCGCTCGGCTATGCCGCAAATATACTCAAAACAGAAGCCGTAACTTACTCAGGGGTTCTTGGCCAGAGCGCCTCCCTGCCGATAAATTATAACCTGGAAGCCCTGGATGTCGAGTTAAAAGCGCCTTCTTATGAGTTGCCCTTGCAAAGGGATGAAATCTCCAATTATGAAACCTTTTCTACCAGAATCCCTCTGGACGCCTCAGCTCTTGAGATGCTGGGAAAGAATGGTTTTGTGGTAATAGAAAACCCTTACAACCCTGAAGAAGAGGATATAACCTCAATGTACGTGACCCTCAAAGAAGAAGAAATTCCTGTTTTTATTACTACGGATTCCCTGCTGCATCTTTACCATATCCAGTTTGATGAAACCCTACGCCAGATAGAGGAAAACGAGTTTTACGATACTCTCTGGGAGACCGATCTTGCCCTTCTGGAAGCTTCGGTCAAAGAATACAATAGTGCCTCAGGGGAGGAAAAGGAAGCTGCAAGGAGAAATGCAGCTTACTTTGCAGTTGCACTGAGCCTGCTCCAGCCCAAGTTCGCACAGGTACAGGCAGCGGATGATCCCTATGGCTTTGTTGATGAAGCTCTTTTCCCTGTAAATTCGGTAGAAAAATATCAATTTGAGGTTCCTTCATATGTAAAAGAAGAGGTTGAAGCCGAGCTCGCTTTGATAGAAGCACATGAAGGGTTTGTTTCCTCTCCTATTTTCCTGTATGAGGAGGACTATTCCCAGTACATACCAAGAGGCCATTACACCCGTTCCGAGAAGCTGCAAAACTATTTCAAAGCCTTTATGTGGCATGGCAGGGTGAGCATGCTCCTTAAAGGTGAACTGATCAAATCCGAAGACCCTGCAAAAGACGCCCGCATCCAGACAATCCAAGCAAGTCTTATATCTTCAAAGCTCGAAAACTCGCCTTCACTTCTTGAAAACTGGGACAAAATCTATGGGATTACGGCTTTTTATGTGGGCTTTTTCGATGATCTCGGACCTTACGAATACATGGAAGTCATGGATCAGGTCTTTGGCAATGGAGAAAGAGAATTTAACGAAACAGCGATAGAGGAATTGAAAACAGCGCTTGCTGAATACCAGGGCCCAAAAATCTATGGAGGAACAGGGAATTGTGTTCTGCAACCACCCTTCACACCAGAGCAGGCTGACCAATGCCTTGAAAATACCACGGGCTTCCGCTTCATGGGGCAGCGCTTTATCCCTGACTCTTATGTTTTCTCAAACCTTGTAGGAGCTTATACAGGAGAATACCAGGGAGAAAAGGAAGAGCCTTTCACTTTTGTAATCTCAGGAGCAGGAAGACCTATCCGTGGCTTCCC
The genomic region above belongs to Methanosarcina horonobensis HB-1 = JCM 15518 and contains:
- a CDS encoding matrixin family metalloprotease, with amino-acid sequence MTYPDADGDRMEACYLRFNSDYSWSTSGESGKYDVQNIDTHEFGHWLSLGDTSNTEATMYKYANLGETKKRSLTSDDIAGIRSIYP
- a CDS encoding UPF0228 family protein → MSKINGKITGFIVFLILVVLWGLFTSAPADTKTSIDDELKVAGMKIRFEDGTTEPEVKAILENYNMTMNYNIDYNVDSVVNKYYIMLGKDNWNIRRELNKGMKEEKKDWIESSPAQVIRKGDDYILTVSEQAAHDENFLAILDKYDIPVKKFVWCYIRFEKPDGSKYWIPEEDAITIKNELERNESIFTVSIDYIYDQ
- the mmp11 gene encoding methanogenesis marker protein 11; the protein is MGFRQTIILPLSIPRKKEVFGITKHINACALDNRQTEEINLNDPYTVPYRGIYAVCDAKNEYAEIIEHSNCYSGAAWSLYHYAKAPLILKARSTGNMIRYFMKTGTSKLELKPSVAAAGIESVIVQGDEVEITYAGLGGGGVGATRCRAFADGVLRYRISESGGERCAKGTIVVPRRDRVLIGIDDTDSKDVGATWTLTHNIARELDCQEAVYLSHALVQLFPVPEKTQNCMSTVLEFGCVDENAKLRLVSSFKKALEKYSASKETGLVVLSDFYAKGLYSYSNRCRTKRVSKEDTLRCAEENNVEVLLSGNGVIGALASLPWFGRPEESIIPGTEIKPMSMEKTS
- a CDS encoding thiamine pyrophosphate-dependent enzyme; translation: MKDEAAYETVCNGFEALCFAALDSDVALITGVPGYPVTSLMELFLKTNDPTYSASWLTNEKVALEVALGVSVSGRRALVLVKHVGMNLLSDPLITSVTHTIGAGLVIIAGDDPGAKGSQNEQDSRWYGRIAEVAVFDPSSPEAAYRTLRRAYELSEESRVPVILRVTAGLEKSKGKIRRLPVSSAPHPEFDRSIWKLRMTEKHQHFHSKVYPMLEEEVETTDFNEIRKEGELIKGAERIGVISSGFASALVEDIVKKSGKHQGISHLVLNLVNPLPMKKIGAFLKDNQKVLVIEESEPFIEEQIRIAGNVCGKKTGHLPYGEITPEDIEFAFEHIEEEKVSRLADSGFIESRKKGRAAICEDCPYLPLYYFLRITDIRVAGDMGCSVRSAPEPLAAVDISFALGSAISVACGFEKKGIAVIGDFALAHSGILGLLNAANEGCEVLVLVLQNEVAAMTGGQKVPDLRKVVEAIVPDVSFFDMDNEVKKQSSGSELSDLIKEKLAFPGISVIFIKGMCRKY
- a CDS encoding DUF3160 domain-containing protein; the protein is MDRRIRLASVYLMLLIFVFFAGCSDQNTEQDALGYAANILKTEAVTYSGVLGQSASLPINYNLEALDVELKAPSYELPLQRDEISNYETFSTRIPLDASALEMLGKNGFVVIENPYNPEEEDITSMYVTLKEEEIPVFITTDSLLHLYHIQFDETLRQIEENEFYDTLWETDLALLEASVKEYNSASGEEKEAARRNAAYFAVALSLLQPKFAQVQAADDPYGFVDEALFPVNSVEKYQFEVPSYVKEEVEAELALIEAHEGFVSSPIFLYEEDYSQYIPRGHYTRSEKLQNYFKAFMWHGRVSMLLKGELIKSEDPAKDARIQTIQASLISSKLENSPSLLENWDKIYGITAFYVGFFDDLGPYEYMEVMDQVFGNGEREFNETAIEELKTALAEYQGPKIYGGTGNCVLQPPFTPEQADQCLENTTGFRFMGQRFIPDSYVFSNLVGAYTGEYQGEKEEPFTFVISGAGRPIRGFPRGLDIMALLGSERAVFWLDELNDSSYENYSVQYANIETEFSNFSAADWNRNLYWSWLYSLQPLLKDYGEGYPTFMQTDAWQDKELSTSLASWTELRHDTILYAKQSYTITETSMPMPPEEKPVVGYVEPVPDFYARLLALTKMTNHGLDEMDVLDSGSKSRLTELEGILSRLQAISEKELENEELTEEDYEFIKNFGDQLEGVITDVDEKARKTTVVADVHTDGNTEVVLEEGVGYVDMLVVAYKLPDGRILLGAGPVMSYYEFKQPMEERLTDEKWREMLKENPPERPEWSSSYIS